DNA sequence from the Deltaproteobacteria bacterium genome:
GAAGAGAACGAGGGCATGCACCTCCTCGTCCGAGAGCCCAAAATTTGGCATCACGGAGCTTGTCTTTTCCGTCAGATACCTCTGGGGATCTTTCAACTTACCGGCGATCCAGTCATGCCAGGTGCGTGGGACATCCGAATCACCAAAGTCGAGTTCATAAACCGCCTTTCTGCCAATGGTGCTCAAATCCACGGACAGTTTGGACGCCTTTTCAAAGCCCTGAATGACATGACAACCATAACAGCCATAACGGGAGACAATGAGGAAACCTTCCTTCGCCTTTTCAGGATCATGAAGGGCAGTTCTGATCTGCTCGTCTCTTTCAAGTGGTTTGCCCTGACGGACAAGATAGGCGGTGATATGAGCCGCCTCCTGGGGGGTCAGATGGAGTCTCGGCATTTTGGCCTCAGGATTGTAGAGCTTCGGATCCTGAACCCAGTTGTAGATCCAATCCGCAGAGCTCTTTTCGCCGATTCGATCAAGGTCCGAAGCGAGTCCGGTTCCCTTCTCGCCCATACGGTGACAACCAAGACAGCCGACCGTTTCAAAGAGCTGCTGACCCATAACGGGATCACCACCCGGGTAACGACCAAACGGAAATGAATAGTCCTGCGAAACACTCAAGAGGTACGCCGCCACTTTTTCAGTCTGCCCCACCCCGGTCTGTTCCAGAGGGATGTTTGGCATCTTTGCATGAGGGAGATAATCTTTCGGATTCTTGATCCACCGGACAAGCCATTCCTCGTTCACCTTGGAACCGATCTTCTGCAGAGAGGGCCCAACCCTGGGAGCCGCTTCAAAACCCTGAACATTATGACAACCGGTACATCCCAAGTTCCAGAAAAGCTTTTTTCCCTTCAATGCCACATCGGCGAACGGGAGGTTCCACTGATCCTGATGACACTTGAAGCAGGACGCCTGCATCGAGTCACCTCGAAGAAGCGGTCTCTCCCAATGCTTGTCAATGCCATGAACAAAGTCATGCTCTTCGAGCGGTTTCCCCTTGATCTGGGTGGCACGCCCCTGCCCCCCATGACAGGTGGTACAACCAAACTTCTCGACGGGGTGTGAGGCAAAGATTTCAGTACGATGCGGATGGGTTTTGAACGGATTTTTTTCATTCTCAAAACCGTCCCGATTGATTGCAACGTGGCAAGATTGGCAGCGATCAACCGTACCCCACTGAACCTCAGCCCCCTTGCCCAGGTCGTCAATAACAACCTGCTGGAGATCAAAACTGCGGGACCGGACCTCTTGGATCTTCTTCCTGATATTTTCAAGTGGTTCAAAATGCTTCTCTTCTGCCTTTTGCCATTTTTTTAGCTCCCCCTCATATTGGTCCAAAATCGCCTGGGCCTCCAGAAGCCGCTCGGAGGCATCCATCTCATTTTTCTTTAATTCCTTGAGCCGCTCTTCCAGCTCATAGTACTTTTTCTTCTGTTCCTCGACCTCCTCTTGATGGCCCGTCTCGAGGGCATGCTTCCATTCATAAAAGGTCTCATCCTGGTCTGCCTTCGCAAAACCGTAGCGTTGCTTCGCATCTTCATGACGAATCTTGCGTTCCTTCCACTCTTTCTTTGCCTTGCGGTACGCTTCCCCTTCCAATGCAACCTCAGCCGCCTCCCTTCTCAAACGAATTCGGCGCAGCGAAATATTCTCTTCGGTCACCTGGTCATCCGGTAGGAGATCGTTCTGTTGATCCGTCTGTTCAAGAGACTGCTGCGTTGTCTTCCGCTCTTCCTTCAAGCGACCCAGCTCCAGGAGATTGAACTCACCCTGATACCGTTTCCAGCTCCTCCGGATCACAAATTCATCAAGATAGGCCCAAAGGCTCACCAACAGGAAAAGGCTCCCCAGAACAAATAACCACTTGCTGTAGGAGACCTTTTCAATCGGATCTGTTTCTTGTGGAGTCGCCATGACGTTTTCTCAGATATTGAGTCCAATCCAGGGCAGCGAGCAGATATACTTGATGTTCAATGTCCATCGCAGGAGCATTTTGATCGGCAAGGCCATCATGGTAAGAAAAAGAAAGGCCACAATACCATAGCGAACCGCTCCCAGCTTCTGAAGCGTCTCGCTCGTCTTACTCTTCCAGCGGTAATAGAGAACGCCTGTCGAATAGTAAGCCGCTATCAATCCTAATCCGAAGAGGGCGGCCATCACCTTTCCACGTAAGAAGTCGATCCCGAAGGTCTGGGCAATCCAGATATTAAGATCGACGTTGGTCAGTGCCACGACCTTGTGGGGATCCCACTCCTCCCAGGGTGCAAAGAAGTTCCAGCCCGGGCCCCTCAGAAAAACTCCAACAACAATAAGAAAAATCCAAAGGATGAGAAAACCAAAACAGAACGTTCCAACCGCAAACGGCCGCTCACGAAATGTGTAGTAGCCAGATCCTTTTGGGTTGGTATCAATATAGGGAATGACCATAAGGCCAACAATAATCAAACTCGGCAGTACAACACCGGCCATCCAGGGATCAAAATAGACAAGCATCTCCTGCAGACCAAGAAAATACCACGGGGCCTTTGACGGATTGGGCGTCTTCGCCGGATTGGCCGGCTCCTCCAGGGGGGCGTCGATGACGATTGACCAGACGGTGATCCCTATCAAGGCGATCAATCCGATAATGAACTCAACCTTTACCAGATGGGGCCATGTGTGGACCTTGTCCGGATTCAGGGAGGAGGCGGGAACAATTTTATCACCTGCTTTGTGCGGTTCTGTCATAGCAATAAGCTAATTCCTTAATCTCCCTCTCCCCTTGAGGGAGAGGGAATCCATTCGCCAAAGGCGGAGGACGGGGTGAGGGGGTCACAACGGCCCTGAGATGCCCCCGTCTTTCCGTACTCTCCAAAAGTGAACAATCATTAATACCGCTGCGGCAATCGGAATAAAAATACAATGGAGCACATAAAATCGAAGCAGCGTCGGTGCGCCAACAATCGTCCCTGCCGTTAGAAAAGAGCGGGCGTCATATCGGGGGGTGATCACGCCCGTTAGCTGTTGCATCTGTTCCGCAAGCGGTCCTTCGTGCCCGAGCAACGGGGTCGCCCGTGCCATGTTGGTCCCGACCGTCACAGCCCAGATGGAGAGCTGATCCCACGGGAGAAGATATCCGGTAAATGAGAGAAGAAATGTGAGGACAAGAAGCAGGACCCCAACGACCCAGTTAAACTCCCGTGGCGGTTTATAGGAGCCGGTCATAAAGACACGAAACATGTGAAGCATGACAAGAATGACCATCCCGTGCGCCCCCCAGCGATGCATGTTTCTCATCACCATCCCGAACGGGACATCAAACTGGAGATATTTCATGTCGACGAAGGCATATTCAGCAACGGGGCGATAGTAAAACATCAGGATCACGCCCGTGACGGTCAGAATCAGGAAAAAGAGAAAGGTCAGACCACCCGCACACCAGGTATAGGAAATCTTGATCCCGTGGCGCCGCATCTTGGAGGGATGAAGGTGCAGGAAGACATTCGAGGCGGTCATGAGGACACGATTACGCGCCGTGTCTTTGTAACCATGTCGAAAGATCGATTTCCAGACGTAGGAATCAACGATCAATTTTCTCAACTCTTCATATTGGGCTTTAAATTGGATTAAGTTCATAAAACGACAAACGCCTCCGGATTCTCCCACTCCCCCTTCTCATACAAAAATTTTCTGCTCTTATCGACGATCAATTCCCCTTCCGCATCAAGCCGCACGGCATATCTTTCAAGAGGGCGCGGGGCCGGGCCCTCAAAATTAATCCCCTCCATCGTAAATCCGCTGCCATGGCAGGGACATTTGAATTTAGTTTCTAGGGGGAGCCAGCGCGGGGTGCATCCGAGATGCGTGCAGATCGCCTGAATCGCAATGATCTTTCCCTTCTCCCTCAGAATCCAGACCCGCTGTTCCTCTTTGAAACGCTCACTCACCTCCCCCTCAACATAATCCTCCGGCTTGCCGGCCTTGAAGATCGGTGACGGTTCAAAAAGAACGCGGGGGAACATAAAGCGGACAAACCCCAGAAGCCCCAAACCGATCGCCGAGAGAAAAGCACCCCACCCGGCAAAGCCGAAAAATTCCCGCCGGGTCCAGAGGTTCCTCTCGTCCCCCCTCTTCGTGATGCCTTCGCTTCCTGGAATCGTGCTTTGCATAAAAGTCCTAAAAAAGATGGCTTTTTTAGCAAGAGTGGGAAGAGCGGTCAAATGAAAACTATGAAAAGGGATGCCGTATAATGATGTTGTCCTCTCGCCCCGGACCGACAGAGACGAGGTCAATGGGAACACCGGTCTCTTTCTCTATCCTTTCAAGATATTTTCTGGCAGCGTTCGGTAACTGATCCAACCGGCGAACATCTGAAATATTTTCTTTCCAGCCAGGGAGTGTCTCATACTCCGGTTGACACTCCTCGAGCGGGGCAAGCGCTGATGGGACCTCAGCGTATCGTCCGCCACGAAACCGGTAGGCAACGCACAGATTTAAAGTCGGAAGGGCGGAGAGAATATCCAACTTTGTGATGACAAGCCCGTTAATGCCACTCAAACGAATCGACTGCTTTAGCAGAGGAAGATCAAGCCAACCGCATCGTCGTGGACGCCCCGTCGTCGCCCCAAACTCCCCTCCCCCCTCCTGTAACCTTCTGCCAATCTCACCCGTCTCTTCGGTCGGAAAAGGACCGCTGCCAACGCGGGTTGTGTAGGCCTTGGTGACACCGATCACCCTGTCAATGGCGGAGGGACCGACACCGCTTCCGGCGCAAACGGCCCCCGCTACCGTATTGGACGAGGTGACATAGGGGTACGTCCCATGATCAACATCGAGGGCGGTTCCTTGGGCGCCTTC
Encoded proteins:
- a CDS encoding Rieske (2Fe-2S) protein, with protein sequence MQSTIPGSEGITKRGDERNLWTRREFFGFAGWGAFLSAIGLGLLGFVRFMFPRVLFEPSPIFKAGKPEDYVEGEVSERFKEEQRVWILREKGKIIAIQAICTHLGCTPRWLPLETKFKCPCHGSGFTMEGINFEGPAPRPLERYAVRLDAEGELIVDKSRKFLYEKGEWENPEAFVVL
- a CDS encoding c-type cytochrome — its product is MATPQETDPIEKVSYSKWLFVLGSLFLLVSLWAYLDEFVIRRSWKRYQGEFNLLELGRLKEERKTTQQSLEQTDQQNDLLPDDQVTEENISLRRIRLRREAAEVALEGEAYRKAKKEWKERKIRHEDAKQRYGFAKADQDETFYEWKHALETGHQEEVEEQKKKYYELEERLKELKKNEMDASERLLEAQAILDQYEGELKKWQKAEEKHFEPLENIRKKIQEVRSRSFDLQQVVIDDLGKGAEVQWGTVDRCQSCHVAINRDGFENEKNPFKTHPHRTEIFASHPVEKFGCTTCHGGQGRATQIKGKPLEEHDFVHGIDKHWERPLLRGDSMQASCFKCHQDQWNLPFADVALKGKKLFWNLGCTGCHNVQGFEAAPRVGPSLQKIGSKVNEEWLVRWIKNPKDYLPHAKMPNIPLEQTGVGQTEKVAAYLLSVSQDYSFPFGRYPGGDPVMGQQLFETVGCLGCHRMGEKGTGLASDLDRIGEKSSADWIYNWVQDPKLYNPEAKMPRLHLTPQEAAHITAYLVRQGKPLERDEQIRTALHDPEKAKEGFLIVSRYGCYGCHVIQGFEKASKLSVDLSTIGRKAVYELDFGDSDVPRTWHDWIAGKLKDPQRYLTEKTSSVMPNFGLSDEEVHALVLFLSGLKKEEVPERFTMSKVRINQAKIDEGRRLVARLNCKGCHTIEGEGRLIQDYLAEGEAPPPILDGIGARVRPEFMFDFLKDPSRTKIRPWIKVRMPNFGFTDEQANAIISYFSSLNGVRPDFYSPTKPPVMSPDVRQAAEKLISRDYFSCYSCHARGGVVPPGAPAQWGPDLALVRERIRPEFIPEWLKDPQKFTPGVVMPGFLPNDESAPQEILGGSSRKQSEAIRDYLLNLSPSIHKFGDEFIHSGLVLSE
- a CDS encoding cytochrome b N-terminal domain-containing protein; translated protein: MNLIQFKAQYEELRKLIVDSYVWKSIFRHGYKDTARNRVLMTASNVFLHLHPSKMRRHGIKISYTWCAGGLTFLFFLILTVTGVILMFYYRPVAEYAFVDMKYLQFDVPFGMVMRNMHRWGAHGMVILVMLHMFRVFMTGSYKPPREFNWVVGVLLLVLTFLLSFTGYLLPWDQLSIWAVTVGTNMARATPLLGHEGPLAEQMQQLTGVITPRYDARSFLTAGTIVGAPTLLRFYVLHCIFIPIAAAVLMIVHFWRVRKDGGISGPL
- a CDS encoding cytochrome C — protein: MTEPHKAGDKIVPASSLNPDKVHTWPHLVKVEFIIGLIALIGITVWSIVIDAPLEEPANPAKTPNPSKAPWYFLGLQEMLVYFDPWMAGVVLPSLIIVGLMVIPYIDTNPKGSGYYTFRERPFAVGTFCFGFLILWIFLIVVGVFLRGPGWNFFAPWEEWDPHKVVALTNVDLNIWIAQTFGIDFLRGKVMAALFGLGLIAAYYSTGVLYYRWKSKTSETLQKLGAVRYGIVAFLFLTMMALPIKMLLRWTLNIKYICSLPWIGLNI